The following nucleotide sequence is from Nocardioides daedukensis.
CGGCTGCCGCTGCCAGACCCCGATCTGCCCACCTCAGAAATGGCCACTTCCGAATTGGCCGGTTCAGACTCACCTGTCTCAGATTCACCCCGCTCAGATTCACTCGGGCCACGACCGCAGGAGCCATCCGCATGAGCATCGACGCTGACGACTCCACCGGGCTCGACGAGCTCGACGGGGCCACCGGGCTCGACGACGCCTCGGTCTCCCTCTTCGAGGGCGACGAGGGCGGTCTCGAGCACGCCCAACGCCTCGCCCTGCTCACCCTGCTCAAGCAACGCTTCATCAGCGCCCGCACCCACCCGCGCGACTGGAAGGTCCTCGTCGAGCACGAGCGCACCCTGCGCTCCCGGCTCAACGACCTCTTCCTGGAGCTGCTCGTCGACCGTGACCGGGAGGTCGCGTGGAAGCGTCAGGCGACCCCGGAGACCGGTGGCCGGTTCCCGACCTTGCTCCATGACGTGCCGTGGTCACGCGAGGAGACGCTGGTCCTGGTCCACCTGCGCGACCGGCTCCGGGCAGGGTTCGCCAGCGGGGAGCCCCGGGTCTTCATCGACCGCGACGACATCCTCGACCACATCTCCAGCTTCCGGCCCTCGCACGCGACCGACGAGTCCGGCGACGAGCGACGAGCCCGCAACGCGGTCCTCTCGATCGCCAAGGCCGGTCTGCTGATCGGCACCGGCACGGAGGACCGCTACGAGATCAGCGAGGCCGTCGAGCCGTTGATGCCGCTCGAGCTGCTGAACGAGTTGCTCGACGCGCTGCGCAACACCAACGGCAGCAACGCCAACGGTCGCGACACCACCCACGACGACATCGACGACGAGCTCTTCGACGCAGAGCCGGAGGAACAGTCATGAGCACCGAACAGCTCGACGAGCCAGTGGGCCTGGCCGACGAAGGCTTCGCCGACGCAGTCGAGGAGGCCGAGCACTCCGACGGTCTCTTTGCCGAGGACGAGGTCCTGACCCCGCACGACGACACCGTGCAGTGGCGCGCAGCGCTGCTCCAGCTGGTCAACTGGGGCGGGTTCAGCGGTCTCACCACCGTGCCGCTGCGCGGAGACGCCACCATGATCTCGGGGGCATCGGGGGTCGGGAAAAGCACCATCCTCGACGCCTACACCGCGTTGATGATGCCCTCGGACACCAAGTTCAACGGCGCCTCGAACGATGCCGTTGCCGGCCGGGCACGCAGCGTGGGTCAGCGCAACCTGCTCTCCTACCTTCGCGGCGCCGTGGACGTCGTCGACAACCCGCGCACCGGACGCCCCGAGGAGCAGCTGCTGCGCGGCAAGGGCTCCGACACGTGGGGCGCGATCGCGATGACGTTCGTCAACGACCAGGGCGGGCGCTTCACCGCACTGCGCACCTACTACGTGCCGCGTCGCGCCACCCGCTCCGCCGACGTGCAGATGGCACTGCTCACCCACGAGGGCACGCTCGACCTGGCCACTCTCGAGCTTGCCGTCCCGGAGAGGTTCCACGCCAACGCCCTCAAGAAACTCTTCGGCGGCATCCGCGTGCACCGCACGTATGCCGAGTTCTCGTCCGTCCTGCACGCCCGTCTGGGCATCGGGGCCAACGGTGACGGAGCCAAGGCGCTGAGACTGCTGGCCCGGATCCAGGCCGGCAACCAGGTGCGCAGCGTCGACGAGCTCTACAAGGACATGGTCCTCGAACGGCCGGCCACCTATGCGGCTGCTGATCGAGCGATCGAGCACTTCGACGACCTCGACGCCGCCTATGTCGCGATGCGCACGGAGGAGAAAAAGCTCGAGGTGCTCGAGCCGATCACCGAGCTGCACGAGCGGCGTACCCGCGCAGTGCAGCGGATGGCGCAACTCGACTCGTTCGGGGTCACCAAGCCGC
It contains:
- a CDS encoding DUF4194 domain-containing protein: MSIDADDSTGLDELDGATGLDDASVSLFEGDEGGLEHAQRLALLTLLKQRFISARTHPRDWKVLVEHERTLRSRLNDLFLELLVDRDREVAWKRQATPETGGRFPTLLHDVPWSREETLVLVHLRDRLRAGFASGEPRVFIDRDDILDHISSFRPSHATDESGDERRARNAVLSIAKAGLLIGTGTEDRYEISEAVEPLMPLELLNELLDALRNTNGSNANGRDTTHDDIDDELFDAEPEEQS